In Streptomyces sp. P3, one DNA window encodes the following:
- a CDS encoding glycosyltransferase family 4 protein yields the protein MPGHDRAPGRPGTCDEPAGPLRVVLLASATSVHTRRWADDLAMLGHEVTVCSWHEPEVGSDGRRVASAPGGACPPLRVLRAGHWLRREVRRVRPDVIHVHSLGVHGALSLLLPAHPAVPVVITPWGSELRAAERHSGRALAARLALRRAARVVPTSREVAELVASRYRVPSSRITVLSWGVPDALLDSGNDTDPRWTRAKYGIPADATVALSVRSTSEVYRTHEILAAYTRAARARPDLFLVLVAGHRSAHAAGRRAQQEYLARLRARAQDLAGRVAVIDQPLDQAEMFSLMRASDAAISVPPADQRSSSVLEAAAAGCRLLLSDIAPYREMVTEGLLADLLPEPLVGSLADALSDAGPLDADDRLSNRKLVRQAERGSLKVAELERLYRDAVRAGAV from the coding sequence GTGCCCGGTCATGACCGGGCCCCGGGACGGCCGGGCACGTGCGATGAGCCGGCCGGGCCACTGCGCGTCGTCCTGCTCGCGTCGGCCACGTCGGTGCACACCCGGCGCTGGGCGGACGATCTGGCCATGCTGGGGCATGAGGTGACGGTCTGCAGTTGGCATGAGCCCGAGGTGGGTTCCGATGGCCGGCGAGTCGCGTCCGCCCCCGGCGGAGCGTGCCCGCCGTTGCGGGTGCTGAGAGCGGGGCACTGGTTGCGCCGCGAGGTGCGCCGGGTACGTCCGGATGTCATCCACGTCCATTCGCTCGGCGTGCACGGGGCGCTCTCCCTCTTGCTGCCGGCTCACCCGGCAGTGCCGGTCGTGATCACTCCGTGGGGATCCGAACTGCGTGCGGCGGAGCGGCATTCCGGCCGGGCACTGGCCGCTCGGCTGGCGCTTCGGCGCGCCGCACGCGTTGTGCCGACCTCCCGGGAGGTGGCCGAGCTGGTCGCGAGCCGATACCGGGTCCCCTCTTCACGGATCACGGTCCTTTCCTGGGGGGTGCCGGACGCGCTGCTGGATTCCGGAAACGACACCGATCCAAGGTGGACGCGCGCGAAGTACGGCATTCCGGCCGATGCCACGGTGGCGCTGTCGGTCCGCAGCACGTCGGAGGTCTACCGGACGCACGAGATTCTCGCGGCATACACCCGTGCCGCGCGCGCTCGGCCGGACCTGTTCCTCGTGCTGGTGGCGGGTCATCGGTCGGCTCATGCCGCCGGCAGACGCGCGCAGCAGGAATATCTCGCGCGTTTGCGCGCCCGAGCACAGGATCTGGCCGGCCGGGTCGCCGTCATCGATCAGCCACTCGACCAGGCCGAGATGTTCAGCCTGATGCGCGCAAGCGATGCGGCGATCTCGGTTCCCCCAGCCGACCAGCGGAGCTCATCGGTGCTTGAAGCCGCGGCCGCCGGGTGCCGACTGCTGCTCTCCGACATCGCGCCCTACCGGGAAATGGTGACGGAGGGCCTGCTGGCGGACCTGCTTCCCGAACCGCTGGTCGGCTCGCTGGCTGACGCTCTCTCAGACGCAGGGCCGCTGGATGCCGACGATCGCCTGTCCAATCGGAAGCTGGTCAGGCAGGCCGAGCGCGGTTCCCTGAAGGTTGCGGAACTCGAACGGCTGTACAGGGACGCGGTCCGCGCCGGGGCCGTGTGA
- a CDS encoding D-glucuronyl C5-epimerase family protein has translation MKHDRTWGQATLVGMAGKAVRDLRRPSFPVDVSTPPGDMTADQPGRYPLDLRPMTAGSTLDHERVVVTRAVTGATYRNPVSVSLYALAQHTGALAADGHPSTPDQPSRGVQALLTQAGWLRASQDGNGGWRYPVPVPRYGVRPGWYSAMAQGLAVSVMLRGYATTGQRSFLDASEGAVELMLRPLDAGGCSHYDQLGRPFPEECPSDPASHILNGAVFALFGLCELSRHRNGTVHERVADRLRDSLAAFDLGYWTRYDLRHAAPASFAYHCLHVALLTAAGRVLADPRWPTVALAWDRYTRSPASRLRAAAGKGRFVLEERRARS, from the coding sequence GTGAAGCACGACAGGACATGGGGCCAGGCGACGCTGGTCGGCATGGCGGGGAAAGCGGTACGCGATCTGCGGCGGCCGAGCTTCCCGGTCGACGTGAGCACGCCGCCGGGTGACATGACCGCCGACCAGCCGGGCAGGTACCCGCTCGACCTGAGGCCGATGACGGCCGGAAGCACGCTCGACCACGAGCGCGTGGTGGTGACCCGTGCCGTGACCGGCGCGACCTACCGGAACCCGGTCTCGGTCAGCCTTTATGCGCTCGCACAGCACACCGGCGCGCTCGCCGCCGACGGGCACCCGTCCACTCCGGACCAACCGTCACGGGGTGTGCAGGCTCTGCTGACCCAGGCCGGATGGCTGCGTGCCAGCCAGGACGGCAATGGCGGCTGGCGCTATCCGGTACCGGTGCCCCGGTACGGGGTGCGCCCCGGCTGGTACTCCGCCATGGCCCAGGGCCTGGCGGTGTCGGTGATGCTGCGCGGATACGCCACGACCGGCCAGCGGTCCTTTCTCGATGCGAGCGAGGGTGCGGTGGAACTGATGCTCCGGCCGCTGGACGCGGGCGGCTGCTCGCACTACGACCAACTGGGGCGCCCTTTTCCCGAGGAGTGCCCGTCGGACCCGGCCAGTCACATTCTCAACGGCGCGGTCTTCGCCCTCTTCGGCCTCTGCGAGCTGAGTCGGCATCGGAACGGGACGGTCCACGAGCGCGTGGCGGACCGGCTTCGCGACTCGCTGGCCGCCTTCGACCTCGGGTACTGGACCAGGTACGACCTCCGACACGCCGCGCCCGCCAGTTTTGCGTACCACTGTCTGCACGTCGCGTTGCTGACCGCGGCCGGCAGAGTGCTCGCCGACCCGCGATGGCCGACAGTGGCCCTGGCGTGGGACCGCTACACGCGCAGTCCGGCCAGCCGGCTACGCGCTGCGGCGGGCAAGGGCCGGTTCGTACTCGAGGAGCGCCGTGCCCGGTCATGA
- a CDS encoding glycosyltransferase family 4 protein, with protein MSRSAIGKWQPLRVLQITSAAVGGSWFYDQVRGLAELGNEVCAVLPREGPLADRLRGVRGVRVEIIPFGVPHRVRELPELMAGHWRLLRFVRAYQPDVIHSHLIIARLVARVVSAACPRALVVSQVPGLVHLRIAPFRILERLSLRRDDLVLGSCRAIARRYRAMGARSVAVSYYGCDVHRLDPATSPDAFRREFGLTDDTPTVGMVAYMYASKLRDFRQVGVKGHEVFIDAIPLIMRQNAEARFFVVGDELVGDGEYRRELERRAARLGIADRIRFTGFRSDIGSVMAGLDVLVNPSMDESACYAVVEALLMRKGVVATDVGGLPDTVQHGRTGLLIPPADPAALAQAVNALLADPAARLQMADRGRELVLRQFDIEGTVGQVNELYNQALAARGCRRPPRRGRPV; from the coding sequence ATGAGCAGGTCCGCGATCGGGAAGTGGCAGCCGCTACGCGTCCTGCAGATCACCTCGGCCGCCGTCGGCGGAAGCTGGTTCTACGATCAGGTGCGGGGCCTTGCCGAGCTGGGCAACGAGGTGTGCGCGGTGCTGCCCCGAGAGGGCCCGCTCGCCGACCGGCTGCGCGGGGTCCGCGGCGTCCGGGTGGAAATCATCCCGTTCGGAGTGCCTCATCGGGTCAGAGAACTGCCAGAGCTGATGGCCGGGCATTGGCGGCTGCTGAGGTTCGTCAGGGCATACCAGCCGGATGTCATCCATTCGCATCTGATCATCGCGAGGCTTGTGGCCCGGGTGGTGTCGGCCGCCTGTCCTCGGGCGCTGGTCGTGTCTCAGGTTCCCGGACTGGTGCATCTACGGATCGCGCCCTTCCGGATCCTGGAGCGGCTCTCGCTGCGCCGGGACGACCTGGTGCTCGGATCGTGCCGGGCGATCGCGCGCCGCTACCGGGCCATGGGAGCGCGGTCGGTCGCGGTCAGCTACTACGGCTGCGACGTACACCGCCTCGATCCGGCAACCTCGCCGGATGCGTTCCGCCGTGAGTTCGGCCTCACGGACGACACGCCGACCGTCGGCATGGTCGCCTACATGTACGCGAGCAAGCTGCGGGACTTCCGCCAGGTCGGTGTCAAGGGGCATGAAGTCTTCATCGATGCCATTCCGCTGATCATGCGTCAGAACGCCGAGGCCAGGTTCTTCGTGGTCGGTGACGAGCTTGTCGGTGACGGGGAGTACCGGCGCGAGCTGGAACGCCGCGCCGCCCGGCTCGGCATCGCCGACCGGATCCGGTTCACCGGCTTCCGGTCCGACATCGGCTCGGTCATGGCAGGGCTGGACGTGCTGGTGAACCCGTCCATGGACGAGTCCGCCTGCTACGCCGTGGTGGAGGCGTTGCTCATGCGAAAGGGGGTGGTGGCGACCGACGTCGGTGGCCTGCCGGACACCGTCCAGCACGGCCGCACCGGCCTGCTGATCCCGCCGGCCGACCCGGCGGCACTGGCACAGGCCGTGAATGCACTACTGGCCGATCCGGCAGCGCGTCTGCAAATGGCCGACCGCGGCCGTGAACTCGTGCTCCGGCAGTTCGATATCGAGGGGACAGTCGGCCAGGTGAACGAGCTGTACAACCAGGCGCTGGCCGCGCGCGGGTGCCGCAGGCCGCCGCGCAGGGGGAGGCCGGTGTGA
- a CDS encoding O-antigen ligase family protein: MISVPSMLSIVTVLGVDNANARFAGTSHTAFRQIVRWSLVFSMSSGSALAGLWLLLGHFWPAVLLGVPYRLAMLVAAICPVSLLTTLLGMAELGRGRVATYNLISTVPAAGYLVGVCGLLAAGSLTPISCFLSVLAGQLLCAAMLLIASTTRVHADGEPLSGRAFGSFAVRSYLPNLIHYGMLRLDVPVIQTLAGATAVAVYAVALPLAEGLLLLSTTVALVMFPAVTSGSVDARAAARIARTVFIAAATAAAAAAVTAPILIPVVYGRPYAGAVPVLWAMLPGLVLFSAARSVQPYLAAVGLLRPVVTATVIGAMVNIALLVALTPHHAAIGAGVADSAGNLVLAVLLAYGVRLAVRARRRRSAEHGGDETAAAPARPLAGLWVRTIGDRRRGAYSRPVRPVLASGRFMVAAVLLTVAGAGCLATAYSPALSAVAAAPLVVIVLALIPEVGLCVLAAAIPLSQSDIGDSLITPSVLIALMLVCLLGRVIAGRGIARPKPIGVLITVGTVGYLVAASVMIGDTDLLGADKWHYLLLMCAPLLLLPLVAEPGRPLDRALVVFCCGSVIVALIDIVQIGSVFAKSGLAPADTAVLAITQEDTANHNAVGALFVMAAAVLLRRYPAVRAPLSRLAIGAGVVVLVLGVAYSLSRAAYLAGIVVIALYAARRSLRGLLALSVGAACLVPLLPAAIAARFDSIVGGASDVNSAVRLDLWSSALRMFEAHPAFGVGYLNFADQLPAYYQATGDYEVMLLQFPLLHFAHNTYLTVLSQAGLVGAAGIGTLVVLGVRRAWCAARSGDPAGEPALLAMAGAGVCSVFGEVLLVPPLLTGLMLIILAAKPAPDNGPVPVPVAP, translated from the coding sequence ATGATCTCGGTCCCCTCCATGCTGAGCATCGTCACGGTCCTTGGTGTGGACAACGCCAACGCACGGTTCGCCGGGACCTCGCACACCGCGTTCCGGCAGATCGTCCGGTGGAGCCTGGTGTTCTCCATGTCTTCGGGTTCCGCGCTGGCGGGGCTGTGGCTGCTGCTCGGTCATTTCTGGCCGGCAGTGCTGCTCGGCGTGCCGTACCGGCTTGCGATGCTCGTGGCGGCCATATGCCCGGTGAGCTTGCTGACCACGCTGCTGGGTATGGCTGAACTCGGTCGCGGCCGGGTCGCGACGTACAACCTGATCAGCACCGTCCCCGCGGCCGGTTACCTCGTCGGTGTCTGCGGCCTGCTCGCCGCGGGATCGCTGACCCCCATCAGCTGCTTCCTGTCGGTGCTGGCCGGCCAACTGCTCTGCGCCGCGATGCTGCTGATCGCGTCCACCACCCGCGTCCACGCCGATGGCGAACCCCTCTCCGGCCGTGCCTTCGGCAGCTTCGCCGTCAGGTCCTATCTCCCGAACCTCATCCATTACGGAATGCTGCGCCTGGACGTGCCGGTGATCCAGACGCTCGCCGGGGCGACGGCCGTGGCCGTGTACGCGGTGGCCCTGCCCCTGGCAGAGGGACTGCTCCTGCTGTCGACGACGGTCGCGCTGGTGATGTTTCCCGCCGTCACTTCCGGTTCCGTCGATGCGCGGGCTGCTGCCAGGATCGCCCGCACCGTGTTCATCGCCGCCGCCACTGCTGCCGCCGCGGCGGCGGTAACTGCACCCATCCTGATCCCAGTGGTCTACGGGCGGCCGTACGCCGGTGCCGTGCCGGTGCTCTGGGCGATGCTGCCCGGCCTCGTCCTGTTCAGCGCGGCCCGTTCGGTCCAGCCCTACCTGGCCGCCGTCGGCCTGCTCCGGCCGGTGGTCACGGCCACGGTGATCGGTGCGATGGTCAACATCGCGCTGCTCGTGGCCTTGACCCCCCACCATGCCGCGATCGGTGCCGGAGTGGCCGACTCGGCGGGAAACCTGGTGCTCGCGGTGCTGCTCGCCTACGGCGTGCGCCTGGCTGTCCGCGCCCGTCGGCGCCGTTCGGCCGAGCACGGCGGCGACGAGACGGCGGCCGCACCGGCCCGCCCCCTCGCCGGCCTGTGGGTCAGGACGATCGGCGATCGCCGGCGGGGTGCGTACTCGAGACCGGTGAGGCCCGTCCTGGCCAGTGGTCGGTTCATGGTCGCGGCGGTACTCCTGACCGTGGCGGGTGCCGGCTGTCTCGCGACGGCGTACAGCCCTGCCCTCAGCGCCGTCGCCGCCGCCCCGCTCGTGGTCATCGTGCTGGCCCTGATCCCGGAGGTGGGTCTGTGTGTACTCGCGGCGGCCATCCCGCTCTCACAGTCCGACATCGGCGACTCGCTGATCACCCCGAGTGTGCTGATCGCTCTCATGCTCGTCTGCCTGCTGGGTCGCGTCATCGCCGGTCGGGGGATCGCGCGGCCGAAGCCCATCGGCGTCCTGATCACCGTGGGCACGGTCGGCTACCTGGTGGCCGCCAGCGTCATGATCGGCGACACCGATCTGCTGGGCGCCGACAAATGGCACTACCTGCTGCTGATGTGCGCGCCACTGCTGCTGCTGCCGCTGGTCGCCGAACCTGGACGGCCTCTCGACCGGGCGCTCGTGGTGTTCTGTTGCGGCAGCGTGATTGTCGCCTTGATCGACATCGTTCAGATCGGCTCCGTCTTCGCGAAGTCGGGACTCGCCCCTGCTGACACCGCCGTTCTGGCCATCACGCAGGAGGACACGGCCAACCACAACGCCGTGGGCGCCCTGTTCGTCATGGCGGCCGCGGTCCTGCTCAGGCGCTATCCGGCCGTCCGGGCACCCCTGTCGCGGCTGGCGATCGGCGCGGGGGTCGTCGTGCTCGTCCTGGGAGTTGCGTACTCGCTGAGCCGTGCGGCCTATCTGGCGGGAATCGTGGTGATCGCGCTTTACGCCGCCCGTAGATCGCTGCGCGGCCTCCTGGCCCTGAGTGTCGGCGCGGCCTGCCTGGTACCGCTGCTGCCCGCCGCGATCGCGGCCCGCTTCGACTCGATCGTCGGTGGCGCGTCGGACGTCAACTCCGCGGTACGTCTTGATTTGTGGAGCAGTGCACTACGGATGTTCGAGGCGCACCCGGCTTTCGGTGTCGGATATCTGAACTTCGCCGACCAGTTGCCCGCCTACTACCAGGCCACAGGTGATTACGAGGTCATGCTCCTCCAGTTCCCACTCCTGCATTTCGCTCACAACACCTACCTGACAGTCCTCTCGCAGGCCGGCCTGGTGGGCGCGGCCGGGATCGGCACGCTTGTCGTGCTCGGCGTCCGCCGGGCGTGGTGCGCGGCTCGATCCGGCGATCCCGCGGGCGAGCCGGCGCTGCTGGCCATGGCCGGTGCCGGGGTCTGCTCGGTGTTCGGCGAGGTCCTGCTGGTCCCGCCCCTGCTGACCGGTCTGATGCTGATCATCCTGGCCGCGAAGCCGGCTCCGGACAACGGACCGGTACCGGTACCGGTGGCGCCATGA
- a CDS encoding glycosyltransferase family 4 protein, with amino-acid sequence MRIWIFNHYAAPPDCAAGTRHYELGRVLAAKGHDVTVFASSFSHFSRREERLAPGEKAATRVIDGVRFVWVRTPPYTGSGYRRVLNMAHYAARVLSAQRGLNRPDVIVGSSVHLPAVLAAWLAARSRRARFVFEVRDLWPQTLIDMGALRANGLAARLLRLAESFCCRRASAVICLLPGAADYLEARGLPAGKIHYVPNGIADFPRPMAPGEPADPHGAGPRDRVADLIERIRRFRKDGCLTAGYIGSHGPANGVATIVAAAAELRAAGHPRVAVVMVGDGQEKAACERLAHRHGLHDVLFWPPVPKQAVPAVLAELDVTLFCLRDVAVFKYGLSSNKLFDYLASGKPVLFASNAPGGPVRESGGGVCVPAESPADMAGALAELAAMSETERERMGERGRRWVYRHHGMTALADAFLTAVSEPARGEGPVTEARL; translated from the coding sequence ATGAGGATCTGGATCTTCAACCACTACGCGGCGCCCCCGGACTGCGCCGCCGGCACCCGGCACTACGAACTGGGCCGAGTGCTCGCCGCGAAGGGGCACGACGTCACCGTCTTCGCCAGCAGCTTCAGCCATTTCAGCAGACGCGAGGAACGGCTCGCGCCCGGCGAGAAGGCGGCCACCCGCGTGATCGACGGCGTCCGCTTCGTCTGGGTCCGCACGCCGCCCTACACCGGAAGCGGATACCGCCGTGTGCTGAACATGGCCCACTACGCGGCCCGAGTGCTCTCGGCGCAGCGTGGCCTGAACCGGCCGGATGTGATCGTCGGCTCATCAGTACACCTGCCCGCGGTGCTCGCCGCCTGGCTGGCGGCCCGCAGCCGCCGCGCCCGCTTCGTCTTCGAGGTGCGCGATCTGTGGCCGCAGACACTGATCGACATGGGCGCGCTGCGCGCGAACGGGCTGGCTGCCCGGCTGCTCCGGCTGGCCGAGTCCTTCTGCTGCCGACGGGCGTCCGCCGTGATCTGCCTCCTGCCCGGTGCCGCAGACTATCTGGAGGCCCGCGGGCTCCCGGCCGGCAAAATCCATTATGTGCCGAACGGGATCGCCGACTTCCCCCGGCCGATGGCACCGGGTGAGCCGGCCGACCCGCACGGTGCGGGCCCCCGGGACCGGGTCGCCGACCTGATCGAGCGGATCAGACGGTTCCGCAAGGACGGTTGCCTCACCGCCGGCTACATCGGATCGCACGGGCCGGCCAACGGAGTGGCGACCATTGTCGCGGCCGCGGCGGAGCTGCGAGCGGCCGGCCATCCGCGGGTCGCCGTGGTGATGGTCGGCGACGGCCAGGAGAAGGCCGCGTGTGAACGGCTCGCGCACCGGCACGGCCTGCACGACGTGCTGTTCTGGCCGCCGGTGCCGAAGCAGGCCGTGCCGGCCGTGCTGGCCGAGCTGGATGTGACGTTGTTCTGCCTGCGTGACGTCGCGGTCTTCAAGTACGGCCTGAGCAGCAACAAGCTGTTCGACTACCTGGCGTCCGGCAAGCCGGTGCTGTTCGCGAGCAACGCACCGGGCGGCCCGGTGCGCGAGTCCGGCGGCGGCGTGTGCGTGCCCGCCGAGTCACCGGCGGACATGGCGGGCGCGCTGGCCGAGTTGGCCGCGATGAGCGAGACGGAACGGGAGCGGATGGGCGAGCGCGGACGCCGCTGGGTCTACCGGCATCACGGCATGACCGCGCTGGCGGACGCGTTCCTCACCGCGGTCTCGGAACCGGCCAGGGGCGAAGGGCCTGTGACGGAGGCGCGGCTGTGA
- a CDS encoding acetyltransferase, with translation MTLHIVGAGGFGRETLDAVRAAVATPEVVFVDEHPASTALDGCPVLLPGQLAASDGQRDEFVVAIADTDARRRLTRELEDRGWRAATVIDPRAIVSPGARIGRGCVVLGQAFISTGTVLGAHVQVNYQASIGHDTVLEDFVTILPGANIAGSVTIGAGATVGSNAAVLQGRRIGPSVMVGAAALVTRDVAAGQLVVGVPARARKP, from the coding sequence GTGACGCTGCACATCGTGGGCGCGGGAGGCTTCGGCAGGGAGACGCTGGACGCGGTGCGGGCGGCAGTCGCGACGCCCGAGGTGGTTTTCGTGGACGAGCACCCGGCATCCACCGCGCTGGACGGCTGTCCGGTGCTGCTGCCGGGACAGTTGGCCGCGTCTGACGGGCAGCGGGACGAGTTCGTGGTCGCGATCGCCGACACCGACGCGCGCCGCAGGCTCACCCGGGAGTTGGAAGATCGCGGTTGGCGGGCGGCGACAGTGATCGACCCGCGTGCCATTGTCTCCCCCGGCGCCAGGATCGGGCGCGGCTGTGTCGTGCTCGGTCAGGCGTTCATCTCCACCGGCACCGTCCTCGGCGCACATGTCCAGGTCAACTATCAGGCGAGCATCGGTCACGACACGGTGCTCGAGGATTTCGTGACGATCCTGCCGGGGGCCAACATCGCCGGCAGCGTGACCATCGGCGCCGGGGCCACGGTCGGCAGTAACGCCGCCGTGCTGCAGGGCCGTCGGATCGGGCCGTCCGTCATGGTCGGCGCCGCGGCTCTGGTGACGCGTGATGTCGCCGCCGGTCAATTGGTCGTCGGCGTCCCCGCCAGGGCCCGGAAGCCCTGA
- a CDS encoding DegT/DnrJ/EryC1/StrS aminotransferase family protein: MPDSNVRIRLASPGLGEEEEEAVRRVLRSGVLTNGAENEAFAQEFADRHQARFGVTFCTGTAALHAMLLAEGIGPGDEVIVPSMTFVATATSVCHVGATPVFADVDPRTFNLDPVSVAARITRATRAVLTVHYAGQPGDLDGLARVCGAAGVPLLEDAAQAAGAEYRGRPVGTFGRSAMFSFTPTKNITTGEGGMVLTNDPGVAERLKLLRNHGQTGLYRHESLGYNWRLTEMQAAIGRVQLRKLDGILGRKQLIAQSLTRRLAGLPGLTTPYQVPDARGSWMLYTCLLPGIREQVLAGLLDQGIEARIYFPPVHRQPIFAGRDRGPGDVAALPVTEAVAQAMLSLPVHHRLTEAEVAEIADTVTTVAGRATAWRNATDQPMPVGAG; the protein is encoded by the coding sequence GTGCCTGACAGCAACGTCCGGATCCGGCTTGCCAGTCCCGGTCTCGGTGAGGAGGAGGAGGAGGCGGTTCGCAGGGTCCTGCGCAGCGGTGTTCTCACCAACGGCGCGGAGAACGAGGCCTTCGCGCAGGAGTTCGCCGATCGGCATCAGGCGCGGTTCGGCGTGACGTTCTGCACCGGCACGGCCGCGCTGCACGCGATGTTGCTCGCCGAGGGCATCGGCCCCGGCGACGAGGTGATCGTCCCGTCGATGACCTTCGTCGCCACCGCGACATCGGTGTGCCACGTCGGGGCCACCCCGGTGTTCGCCGACGTCGACCCACGGACGTTCAACCTCGACCCGGTATCGGTCGCGGCTCGGATCACCCGGGCCACGCGTGCCGTCCTGACCGTGCACTACGCCGGCCAGCCCGGTGACCTCGACGGGCTGGCGCGGGTATGCGGTGCGGCCGGCGTGCCGTTGCTGGAGGACGCCGCGCAGGCGGCCGGCGCCGAGTACCGCGGCAGACCGGTCGGCACCTTCGGTAGGTCGGCCATGTTCAGCTTCACCCCTACCAAGAACATCACCACCGGTGAGGGCGGCATGGTACTGACCAACGACCCGGGTGTCGCGGAGCGGTTGAAGCTGCTCCGCAATCATGGTCAGACCGGGCTGTACCGGCATGAGAGCCTCGGGTACAACTGGCGGCTGACCGAGATGCAGGCCGCGATCGGCCGGGTGCAGCTGCGCAAGCTGGACGGCATCCTGGGGCGCAAACAGCTGATCGCGCAATCACTGACCCGACGGCTGGCCGGGCTGCCCGGCCTGACGACGCCGTATCAGGTACCCGATGCCCGGGGAAGTTGGATGCTCTACACCTGCCTGCTTCCCGGCATCCGTGAGCAAGTACTCGCCGGCCTGTTGGACCAGGGCATCGAGGCACGGATCTACTTCCCGCCGGTACACCGGCAGCCGATCTTCGCCGGGCGGGACCGCGGCCCCGGGGACGTGGCGGCACTGCCGGTGACCGAGGCCGTCGCCCAGGCGATGCTCTCGCTGCCGGTGCACCACCGGCTGACCGAGGCCGAGGTGGCCGAGATCGCCGACACGGTGACCACCGTCGCCGGCCGGGCAACCGCGTGGCGGAACGCCACGGATCAGCCGATGCCGGTTGGCGCCGGGTGA
- a CDS encoding sugar transferase, translating into MTAPPLPDRHPADSVIREAHTARPGGTRADNREPHRRSYRGKRLLDLVVVSLIIVPAALLCAIAALAHLLAHGRPVLFRQQRVGRDGRLFVLLKLRTMRNAPAGPESPGDADTARVTAVGRVLRRTSLDELPQLVNVLRGQMSLVGPRPTLPYQVRRYTDRQQARLLAAPGLTGLAQVHGRQRLSWPERIEWDLCYVLRQSFRLDLVILFLTVWTVLAGRGATAGHDNDPIARKPERQLSGA; encoded by the coding sequence ATGACCGCCCCGCCTCTGCCGGACCGTCACCCGGCAGACTCGGTGATCCGGGAGGCGCACACCGCAAGGCCCGGAGGCACCAGGGCCGACAACCGGGAGCCTCACCGCAGGTCGTACCGCGGCAAGCGGCTGCTGGACCTGGTCGTGGTCAGCCTGATCATCGTGCCGGCCGCGCTGCTCTGCGCGATCGCAGCGCTGGCGCACCTGCTCGCGCATGGCAGACCCGTCCTGTTCCGCCAGCAGCGGGTCGGCCGCGACGGCCGCCTGTTCGTCCTGCTGAAGCTGCGCACGATGCGGAATGCTCCGGCCGGCCCGGAGAGTCCGGGTGACGCCGACACCGCGCGGGTGACCGCGGTCGGCCGGGTGCTCCGCCGCACGTCCCTTGACGAGTTGCCGCAGCTGGTCAACGTGCTGCGCGGACAGATGAGCCTGGTCGGACCTCGGCCGACACTGCCCTACCAGGTACGCCGGTACACCGATCGTCAGCAGGCGCGGCTGCTGGCCGCCCCGGGCCTGACCGGCCTGGCGCAGGTGCACGGGCGACAGCGGCTGAGCTGGCCGGAGCGCATCGAGTGGGACCTGTGTTACGTCCTTCGCCAGAGCTTCCGGCTCGACCTGGTCATCCTGTTCCTCACCGTCTGGACGGTCCTGGCCGGGCGCGGAGCCACCGCCGGCCACGACAACGATCCGATCGCTCGCAAACCAGAAAGGCAGCTCTCAGGTGCCTGA